CCTCGACCCGCGCCCCCGTCGACGCTTCGATGGCCGCGATGATTGCCGCACAGTCGGGCAGCCCGCCTCCGGGGACCGGACAGTACGGGTCACGGTTGGTCGCGACGAATCGGGCACCGGCACGGACGGCGTCGAACGCGATCTGCAACTTGCGGTAGTCGAACCCACGGTCGAACGCCGCGACCACGACATCGACCGCTTCGGGCTGCTCGGTCAGGGAAAATCCTGCGTCGAGCAGTTCGTCCCGAAACGACCGTTCTCCAATGACGAAGAGGCGCTGCCCGGGAAACCGGGCCCGGAGATAGGCGACCATGACCTGGGAGGAGTTCACCACCGCGTCGGGCTCCGTCGGCACCCCCATCTGGGTCAGCTGCGCCGCGTACGCCTCACAGGTGAGCAGCGGGTTGTTCGTGAGAAAGACCACTCGTCGGCCCGCCCCGCGCAGCCCAGAGATCGTCTCGCGTGCGCCCGGCAGCAGCCGCTCACCGAGGTACACAGTCCCATCGAGATCCAGGGCGTACCCGGCATACGCGCCGGGGCGCGTCTCCGCACCGCTCACGGACCTGTGTTTCGATGCCCGAGGGGCCGAACCCCTCCGGAGCGCAGTTGAAGAAATGGTGAAACCCTCCGCCTAAGGCCGAAGGACCGCGCGGAGGGAAATCTCTGCGGTCCTGCGAAGCCCATCGATCAGGTCGCGCCGAGGAGCCCCCGATGCCAGGCAGACACTTTCTTCAGATCCCGGGCCCCACCAACGTCCCCGATCGCATCCTGAGGGCCATGGATCGCCCCGTCCCCGACCACCGCGGCCCCGAGCTGCCGGCGCTCGTGGGCGAGATCCTGACCGGGCTCAAGCAGGTTTTCCAGACTACGCGCGGCGAGATCGTCCTGTATCCTGGGTCCGGAACCGGCGCCTGGGAGGCGTCGCTGGTCAATACCCTCAACCCGGGGGACCGCGTGCTCGCGTTCAACATCGGCCACTTCAGTCACCTGTACGCCGAGTGCGCCAGGCGACTCGGCATGGCGGTCGACGAGCTCGACCTGACGTGGGGAGACGGAGTGCCTCCCGAGCTCGTCTACGAGCGGTTGGCCGCCGACGCCGCCCGCACCTATAAGGCGGTCCTCGTGGTGCACAACGAGACGTCCACGGGGGTCACGTCGGACCTGCGGGCGATCCGCGCGGCGATGCGCACGGCCAACCACCCGGCGCTGCTCCTCGTCGACGTGGTGAGCGCGCTCGGCAGCATCGATTTTCGTTTCGACGAATGGGAGGTCGACGTCGCGCTCACCGGCACGCAGAAGGGGTTGATGCTGCCGCCGGGCATGGCGATCGTCTGCGCCGGCCCGCGGGCGATCGAGGCGGGCGCGACATGCACCGCCCCGAGGTATTTCTTCGACTGGCGGCCGGTCCTCGATGACAGCCGGCGGGGCTACTTCCCCTACACCCCGGCCACGCTCATGCTGTACGGGCTGCGCGAGGCCATCCGGATGCTCATGGAAGAAGGACTCCCCAACGTGTTAGCGCGACACCGCCGTCTCGCCGAGGCGGTCCGGCGTGCGGTCACTGCGGATGGGCTCTCCATCCTCTGCAAGGAGCCGGCACTCTTCTCACACAGCCTGACCGCGGCCGTCGTGCCCGAAGGGACGGATGCGGAGGCGGTGGTTCGCACGGCGGCCCAGCGCCTCAACCTGGCGCTCGGCACAGGCCTCGGTCGGCTAAAGGGCAAGGTTTTCCGGATCGGCCACCTCGGCTCGCTCAACGAGCTGGAGGTCGTTGCCACGATCGCCGGCATGGAGATGGCCTGCATCCTCGCCGGCATCCGCATGCCCCTCGGCGCCGGCGTGGCCGCCTG
This genomic interval from bacterium contains the following:
- a CDS encoding HAD-IIA family hydrolase, translating into MSGAETRPGAYAGYALDLDGTVYLGERLLPGARETISGLRGAGRRVVFLTNNPLLTCEAYAAQLTQMGVPTEPDAVVNSSQVMVAYLRARFPGQRLFVIGERSFRDELLDAGFSLTEQPEAVDVVVAAFDRGFDYRKLQIAFDAVRAGARFVATNRDPYCPVPGGGLPDCAAIIAAIEASTGARVEEVVGKPSAVMARAVLDRLGLPADRTIMVGDRLETDIAMGVRAGMHTALVLTGATRRSDLAETSVHPEFVLDDLRGLLPREAAEGRVR
- a CDS encoding aminotransferase class V-fold PLP-dependent enzyme, which translates into the protein MPGRHFLQIPGPTNVPDRILRAMDRPVPDHRGPELPALVGEILTGLKQVFQTTRGEIVLYPGSGTGAWEASLVNTLNPGDRVLAFNIGHFSHLYAECARRLGMAVDELDLTWGDGVPPELVYERLAADAARTYKAVLVVHNETSTGVTSDLRAIRAAMRTANHPALLLVDVVSALGSIDFRFDEWEVDVALTGTQKGLMLPPGMAIVCAGPRAIEAGATCTAPRYFFDWRPVLDDSRRGYFPYTPATLMLYGLREAIRMLMEEGLPNVLARHRRLAEAVRRAVTADGLSILCKEPALFSHSLTAAVVPEGTDAEAVVRTAAQRLNLALGTGLGRLKGKVFRIGHLGSLNELEVVATIAGMEMACILAGIRMPLGAGVAACQEFLVRPQMAAVRTAT